A single region of the Tissierellales bacterium genome encodes:
- a CDS encoding 4Fe-4S binding protein — protein sequence MAYKISDACISCGACEAECPVGAITEGEGQYVIDGGACVDCGACAGVCPVDAPQPE from the coding sequence ATGGCTTACAAAATTTCAGATGCATGTATCAGCTGTGGTGCTTGTGAAGCAGAATGTCCAGTAGGAGCAATTACTGAGGGCGAAGGTCAATACGTTATTGACGGTGGCGCTTGTGTAGATTGCGGCGCATGTGCTGGTGTATGTCCAGTTGACGCTCCACAACCAGAATAA